A genomic region of Macaca thibetana thibetana isolate TM-01 chromosome 14, ASM2454274v1, whole genome shotgun sequence contains the following coding sequences:
- the LOC126936187 gene encoding olfactory receptor 5AL1-like: MAKGNHSSVTEFILLGLTDNPELQVILFGVFLLIYLVTVMGNLGLIVLIQISPRLHTPMYFFLSHLAFVDFYGTSAITPNTLVNSLREIKSMSFYACATQVCCFITFSVWELLLLSVMAYDRYVAICNPLLYVVLMPRRLCIQMVTGSYIYGFAVGLIQAVATFHMSFCDLNVVNQFYCDDVPLIALACSDTRVKELMLFIIAGFNVFCSLIIVLISYIFIVFAILRIHSAVGRQKAFSTCASHVFSISIYYGTLSFMYLQPKSNHSLDKDKFASVFYVVVIPMLNPLIYSLRNQEVKNAMKKIIEKMCSSNQ; encoded by the coding sequence atggcaaaaggcaaTCATTCATCAGTGACTGAGTTCATCCTCCTAGGGCTCACAGATAATCCGGAACTTCAAGTCATTCTCTTTGGGGTATTCCTACTGATTTACTTAGTTACTGTGATGGGTAATCTTGGTTTGATTGTGCTAATCCAAATCAGTCCTCGGCTTCATACACCTATGTATTTTTTCCTCAGCCATCTGGCTTTTGTGGATTTTTATGGTACCTCTGCTATCACTCCAAACACCCTTGTCAACTCTTTGCGTGAAATTAAAAGCATGTCATTTTATGCATGTGCCACTCAAGTGTGTTGCTTCATTACATTTTCAGTCTGGGAATTATTGTTGCTCTCTGTCATGGCATATGATCGATATGTTGCCATCTGCAACCCTTTACTCTATGTAGTTCTCATGCCTAGGAGACTCTGCATTCAAATGGTCACTGGCTCATATATTTATGGATTCGCCGTGGGACTCATACAAGCAGTGGCCACATTCCACATGTCCTTTTGTGACTTGAATGTCGTCAACCAGTTCTACTGTGATGATGTTCCTCTGATTGCTCTGGCTTGTTCTGATACACGAGTTAAGGAATTGATGTTGTTTATCATTGCTGGGTTCAATGTTTTTTGTTCTCTCATCATTGTTCTCATCTCCTATATATTCATTGTCTTTGCTATCCTAAGGATCCACTCTGCTGTAGGAAGACAGAAAGCCTTTTCTACCTGTGCTTCTCACGTGTTTTCTATTTCCATATATTATGGGACCCTCAGTTTTATGTACTTACAGCCTAAGTCAAACCACTCACTAGATAAAGACAAATTTGCCTCAGTATTCTATGTAGTGGTGATTCCCATGCTAAACCCATTGATCTATAGCTTGAGGAATCAAGAGGTAaaaaatgctatgaaaaaaatcattgaaaaaatGTGTTCTAGTAATCAATAG